In the Bacillus amyloliquefaciens DSM 7 = ATCC 23350 genome, TCCAGCGATGAAGCACACTTCATTTTTAGTTTCGACCCACTCGCCACCTCCCCACTTGACTAGCGGATTCAGAATTAGCCTATTGTCTAAGTCCAGCACGGGGTATGCACCTAGACAACGTGCCCTGTCTGTCAAGGTGCCTGCAGTAATTACGGCGTCAGGTTTGGATTCGTCTAGTAAAGCTCGTATCCGATCATCGGGATGCGTGGAGTCAATCAGCACGCAGGTACCGCCCATACGTTGGACAGCGATGATAGAGACTAAGTATCTCCAACCTCGTTCCATGAAGAGCGCGAGTCTGAAATGTGACTGATTTGTGGTTACTTGTTCGCTCACCTGCTGAACTATTGCCTCAGATGCATCCCAAAGTTCGGCATAGGTCAAGGTTTGGCCACTCGTGTTATCCACGATCGCTAGGTCCATTGGCTTCGTCTGCTTGTGTATGAAGATGCGTTCGACCAGCGACTTACGCTGACGCTGTTCATGTGTAGTGTGGGTAGGTAAGGCATCAAGCGCGGGAATTGCCTTTGGATCCAAGGCCCTGGCACACGCAAAGGCCGTGATTTTGCATAGATGCATAAACATGGCCTTCTCAATTCGGTCTTCCCGCACTGACAGAACACACCGACCATCTTGAACTAATAACCATACCAGTGACTCCGCAATTGGGTAGCTCTGCCCATCAGTCACCTCAATGTCCATAGGAACTGACACATTATGTCTTGGTAGTTCTGCGGTCTGGCGCAGATCAAAGATGTAAGTGCGAGCGTCATCAGCATCGAGCAGTTTGGTCGCATCGACCTCAAGGCAAGTTGCTGATCCATTGGCGTGTATCCCAACGGTTACCCGACCTTCGGGACTGACCAGCGAGCCCAGTATCGAGGCGACCACAATAAGATCGTCAATCGATGCAGTAAGCCCATCAGGTAAAAAAATCTCCTCTTCCAATCGCTCAGCCATTGTTGACTGGCCGGATGCATAGCGTTCGAATGCGTCCCATATCGACCGATTAATACTTGGAATCTCCTTCATCAATCCACTTTCCAATTGCTGTGTGTTCAGTTTGGAATTTTCCGACATCCGAATGATCACTCCCTAATATAAATTGCAGCGTGTTTCGTTTAAAATTTTCCAACATCCGAATGATTACTCCCCAGTTGTAGGCTCTTCCCCATTCGTTTCGTGGTCATAAATGGCTCCGATTTGGTTTGCCCAGGTCAAGACCGATTCTTGAAGATCTTTTCGTTCCTTACCTACAAAAGATGAGAGATCGAGCGAGATTAAGCGCTTGGAGCCACTTCTCATGATGCGCCAGGTAGTCACCGCCCGGCTACCGATTAACACGACAGGACGCCCATTTCCTGCAGCGTCGTACCCACCAATCTGGTTAAGCCCTAGGCAGTCGCGCTGTCTCGAGCCGGGCGCGTACCCCATCAAAAGCGGATCCCAAGCAGGCAAAAACCGTACGCCTGTAGCTGAGTGCTGACCTGCGTGCAATACGAACTCTTCAAACTTATCCTTTTGATTGGCACTCAGCCAAATTCCTGATCCAATCTCGTATGCTCCGGCCCTTTCCAAGAGCAAGCGCGCTGTCTTCTTTGAAATGGCCATCCACCAAGCAAGGTCATCGACTGATACCGGCCCATAATTTTGAATATAACGGCGAGCGATGTCCAACTGTAGGCGTTCACGGTCAATTGGTGTATCATCGCTTTGAAGCAGACCGTTAGGCGCGGCGGTATACAACCACCGATTGGACCAAGGATTCGACGAGGGAATCCGAATTAATGCTCCATCATATGTCGCTACAGTGGTGCACGCGCGGGTCTGGGGGCCACTCAATCCCAAGGCATCCCCAATATCTTTTAGCCGGACAGGAGAGCCTGTAGTGAGCTCGGTAAGGCTTGGTAGTATTCGCCGATAGTCGGCCAATGTGAGCTTGACATCGCGTAACCGCCACTCGTGGTCGGCAAGAGATAGACGGGTAACACCAAAAACCGTAGCCGCCAGAGACTGGGGAAGTAAGAATTTTGAACGTCGCATTCCTGGTATTCGCACCAAAGCTGGATCAGTTTCCATGGAGAGAACTTCGGTTCGATCAATACTTCGATTGCGGGCTAGGACGGCTAGCCAGCTAGTAGGCCGAGTTGAATAAACTCCGATATATGCCTCCGCGATTTCAGCCAGAGTTGAGTCTTCGAAACGCTCAAAATGTTCTGACACAATCCATTCGGCTAGGAGCTCGTTAGGCAGCTCATCCCAGTACGTTTTGCCGCTCACCATTTTCTCACCTTGGTGTTGAGACAGAACCTGGCAGTTATTTTTGATACTTCCATGCATTAACCTCCTAACAATAGTTTTCACTGACTTTAACGCAATCCTCGTTTTGAGTGGAATCAATCTGTAGGACTGCAACCTAGACAGTCCCGATTGGGAAAAGGGCGCTTAACATACCGCCCTATCAGCCCAAAACGGGCTAGTTCGCACCTACTTCCTTCAAAATCGGTCGAGCACCACGATTTGGGATCAGAACGATGAGCATGCATAAAAACTTGTTTATATTCAGTTCGTTTAATTAGCAGCTTACGTTCAAATTTCCTTACTCCTGAACGCATCACTCCGTATAATCTATAAGCGGATAAATTGAGCACAACGCTTCAATCTCTGAACGAAACTGCTCCCTCAAAGTTGGATCCAATTCGTACTCCTTATCGCCAAGCGGTGTCACTTTGTCTAAGATCCGGCAAACTAAATCAACAATTTGACGGCACCCCTGTTCGTCGACGCGACGTTGCGCCAGGGAACCGGTACCAATGCGCAATCCACTAGTGACGAATGACGACCGGGTCTCTCTTGGAACACGATTTTTATTCACTATAATCGAGCACTGTTCTAGCGCCGACTCAGCGATGGCACCAGTAATGGCACCATGCAAACGAATCAGAATTGTGTGGTTCTCAGTACGTCCTCCTATAACATCATAGCCTTTTTCCTGAAACGCACTTGCTATGGCATTAGCTGTGGTCCGAATTCGCTCTATGTATGCGTCAAACTCCTGTGACATTGCATAGCCGAACGCAGCAGCCTTCGCAGCTATTATGTTGACGGCTGGCGCTCCCTGCATCCAGGGAAATACTGACTGTTGCAAAGCACGGCTGAAGGTTGTCTCCCTGCCAGGAACCTTTTCTTTAGCATCACGTCCGGACATAATCAGACCACCACGTGGTCCTGCGAGTTGCTTATGCGTACACGTTGTAGTTACGTGTGCAGCGTTAATCGGGCTTGGGTGTCGTTTAGTCGCAACAAGTCCGGCGATATGCGAAATGTCAGCGAGCAAGATCGCCCCTATCTCATCGGCAATCTCACGGAACCTCTCGAAATCCACGACCCGCGAATAGGCAGTCGCACCACAGATGATCATGCGCGGGCGATGATCGTGGGCCAGTCTACGCACCTCGTCATAATCAATGACGCCTTCAGGAGTCGTGCCGTATCCAATCGCCCGGTAATACGTGCCTGAAAATGTGACTGGGCTGCCGTGAGTGAGGTGCCCACCGTGATCGAGATTCATTCCGAGCAGAGTATCCCCGGGCTGAAGTAGTGCCGAAAGCACTTGGTAGTTCGCACTCGACGCTGAATGTGGCTGGACGCCTGCGTACTGGGCACCGAACAGTTCACGAGCTCTTTGGATTGCCAGAGACTCGACCAAATCAACGTTCTCACATCCTGCGTGGTACCGTCTACCAGGAGTTCCCTCTGCCGTAACGTTGACCAAGGCAGAAGCTGACGCTGCCAAGGCTCGGGGCGTGACTGCACAGCAGGAGGCGACCAGTGACAGTGTTCGATGCTGACGCCTTACTTCGGCATCCAAGATGCTCTCCAGTTCGGGGTCTTGTATCCCTAGGTCTGTCAAGCCTCGCTGTAGCAGGTGAGCTTGGCTCCCAAGCAGTTTATTTTTAATCGTCATCTCATTTCCCTCCATTCCTGTTATCCGCTGCGAACGACAGAACGATATCAGCGACCTCTTGCGCATGGGTACGTATGAAATAGTGTCCCCCACCAGATAAAATTGCTGACTTAGTGACATCGATAAAACTTCGCCATTTATTCACTACGTCATTGGGCTGAGGTGTAGCCGGGTCTTCGTCACCTAACAACACCAGTGCTGGCATTCCACGTGCTTGAAGGTGTGTCAGCGTTCGATATGCCTCGGTTGCTATCAGGTGGTCCCTCCTGCCTCTGGCTAACATCCCATCGACCTCCTCGTCGGTTAGCCCGGTGAACGCCCCCAAAGACCGTAGATATTGGCCCCATTCATAATCTGAGGTCGTCTCGGCTTCACGCAATGCAGCGTCTGGGTTATCTATTGGCTGCGATGCCGCGACCACTAAGGTGAGGGAACTGACTGTGGGTGCTATAGCCGAGGCGATACAGGCCGCTGTTGCTGCTCCAGCGCAATGCCCATAAATAATGAGTTGGTCTGC is a window encoding:
- a CDS encoding DNA glycosylase AlkZ-like family protein, which translates into the protein MHGSIKNNCQVLSQHQGEKMVSGKTYWDELPNELLAEWIVSEHFERFEDSTLAEIAEAYIGVYSTRPTSWLAVLARNRSIDRTEVLSMETDPALVRIPGMRRSKFLLPQSLAATVFGVTRLSLADHEWRLRDVKLTLADYRRILPSLTELTTGSPVRLKDIGDALGLSGPQTRACTTVATYDGALIRIPSSNPWSNRWLYTAAPNGLLQSDDTPIDRERLQLDIARRYIQNYGPVSVDDLAWWMAISKKTARLLLERAGAYEIGSGIWLSANQKDKFEEFVLHAGQHSATGVRFLPAWDPLLMGYAPGSRQRDCLGLNQIGGYDAAGNGRPVVLIGSRAVTTWRIMRSGSKRLISLDLSSFVGKERKDLQESVLTWANQIGAIYDHETNGEEPTTGE
- the glyA gene encoding serine hydroxymethyltransferase, coding for MSLSQQFYLVGDTISYVPMRKRSLISFCRSQRITGMEGNEMTIKNKLLGSQAHLLQRGLTDLGIQDPELESILDAEVRRQHRTLSLVASCCAVTPRALAASASALVNVTAEGTPGRRYHAGCENVDLVESLAIQRARELFGAQYAGVQPHSASSANYQVLSALLQPGDTLLGMNLDHGGHLTHGSPVTFSGTYYRAIGYGTTPEGVIDYDEVRRLAHDHRPRMIICGATAYSRVVDFERFREIADEIGAILLADISHIAGLVATKRHPSPINAAHVTTTCTHKQLAGPRGGLIMSGRDAKEKVPGRETTFSRALQQSVFPWMQGAPAVNIIAAKAAAFGYAMSQEFDAYIERIRTTANAIASAFQEKGYDVIGGRTENHTILIRLHGAITGAIAESALEQCSIIVNKNRVPRETRSSFVTSGLRIGTGSLAQRRVDEQGCRQIVDLVCRILDKVTPLGDKEYELDPTLREQFRSEIEALCSIYPLIDYTE
- a CDS encoding alpha/beta fold hydrolase, with amino-acid sequence MTDRVELDEKTFAGEVERITATFSEVLGIEYVSPGDNFFKLGGDSFDAVRVMSRLGGNLQIVAIFEHPTAEELARYILHNSIRRDVRLVPLHDESTADGSIAVVAVPFGGGDPTAYRDIFRGNQDVRVFGVDFGDLEVKETSDFSELINKLITEIEKIDADQLIIYGHCAGAATAACIASAIAPTVSSLTLVVAASQPIDNPDAALREAETTSDYEWGQYLRSLGAFTGLTDEEVDGMLARGRRDHLIATEAYRTLTHLQARGMPALVLLGDEDPATPQPNDVVNKWRSFIDVTKSAILSGGGHYFIRTHAQEVADIVLSFAADNRNGGK